CTCCTTCTCTAAATTCATCTAAACGCGCAGCACAGCATTTTTTATCCTCTTTATCGCCATCTGGACCATTTCTTTAGCAGGCCCCCCTATTACCGCCCTGCTGTGCACGCCTTTATCCAGGTCCAGTGCGTCGTAAATATCCTCTTCAAATTTGTCAGAAAAAGACCTTAAAATGTCAATGTCCAGATCTTCTAGTGCACACCTCTGTTCTATGGCCTTTTTTACCACCTTCCCTGCTATCTCGTGGGCTTCCCTGAAAGACATACCCTTTCTGACCAAATAATCAGCCATATCCGTCGCGTTCATGTACCCGTTCTTAGCTGAATTTCTCATATTCTCCTTATTGAACTTTATCGCCTTCATCATACCATCAAATACCTTTACACAGGCCTTGATGGTATCTATCCCATCAAATACAGCTTCTTTATCCTCCTGCATGTCTTTATTGTAAGCCAGGGGTAGACCTTTCATGAGCGTCAAAAGCGTTATCAAATCCCCGTAAACCCTTCCCGTTTTGCCCCTTATGAGTTCCGCTGCATCGGGATTTTTTTTCTGGGGCATCATGCTGGACCCTGTAGCAAAGCTATCGTCTATTTCTACAAAACCGAATTCCTTAGAGTTCCACAGTATCAGTTCTTCACAAAAGCGACTTAAATGCATCATGATTATAGAAGCGGCACTTAAAAACTCTATAGCATGATCTCTGTCGCTGACGGAATCCAAGCTATTCAATGTAACTCCATCAAATCCCAACAGCTGCGCGGTATATCCCCTGTCCAGGTTATACGTGGTACCCGCCAGGGCTCCTGATCCCAATGGCGACACGTTCATTCTTTTAACACAATCCTCTAATCTTCCCATATCCCTCAAAAACATACAGCAATAGGCCACCAGATGATGGGCCAGAGTAACTGGCTGTGCCCTCTGCAGATGGGTATATCCCGGCATCAAGGTATCCACATTGTCTTCTGCTATATTAAGAAGGGTATTCACCAGAGATCTTAAAAGCCTTAATATGTCCTTTATCTCATCCCTCATATAAAGCTTGAGATCAACCGCAACCTGATCGTTTCTGCTCCTGGCGGTATGCAGTTTCTTCCCAGCTTCTCCTATCCTATCGGTCAGTAGCGCCTCTATGTTCATGTGAATGTCCTCATTTTCCCGCGTAAACTCCACTTTACCCTCTTTTATATCGTTCAATATACCGTTGAGGCCCTCAATAATCCTTTTAAGTTCCTCTTCGCTCAGTACACCGGCCTTGTGCAAAGTCATGGCGTGGGCTATGCTTCCTTTTATATCCTGTTCGTACATTCTCCCATCTACATCTATAGAGGCATTGAATTCTTCCAAAAGTTTATCCGTATCCTTTTCAAATCGGCCTCCCCATAGTTTCATTTTGTCTTCCCTTTCTCCATCAAAGCCTTAATTTTCAAAGGCAGGCCAAAGAGGTTTATAAAGCCTTCTGCATCTTTCTGATTATACACCTGGTCTTCGCCAAAGGTAGCAAATTCCTGGCTGTACAGCGAATAAGGTGACTTAACACCAGCCAGAATACAACTTCCTTTATACAGTTTCAGCCTGACGGTACCAGTTACGTTTTTCTGCGTCACGTCTACAAAGGCGTCCAACGCCTCCCTGAGGGTTGTAAACCACATGCCATCGTACACCAATTCCGC
The genomic region above belongs to Caldanaerobius polysaccharolyticus DSM 13641 and contains:
- the argH gene encoding argininosuccinate lyase produces the protein MKLWGGRFEKDTDKLLEEFNASIDVDGRMYEQDIKGSIAHAMTLHKAGVLSEEELKRIIEGLNGILNDIKEGKVEFTRENEDIHMNIEALLTDRIGEAGKKLHTARSRNDQVAVDLKLYMRDEIKDILRLLRSLVNTLLNIAEDNVDTLMPGYTHLQRAQPVTLAHHLVAYCCMFLRDMGRLEDCVKRMNVSPLGSGALAGTTYNLDRGYTAQLLGFDGVTLNSLDSVSDRDHAIEFLSAASIIMMHLSRFCEELILWNSKEFGFVEIDDSFATGSSMMPQKKNPDAAELIRGKTGRVYGDLITLLTLMKGLPLAYNKDMQEDKEAVFDGIDTIKACVKVFDGMMKAIKFNKENMRNSAKNGYMNATDMADYLVRKGMSFREAHEIAGKVVKKAIEQRCALEDLDIDILRSFSDKFEEDIYDALDLDKGVHSRAVIGGPAKEMVQMAIKRIKNAVLRV